One genomic region from Apodemus sylvaticus chromosome 1, mApoSyl1.1, whole genome shotgun sequence encodes:
- the Nt5c2 gene encoding cytosolic purine 5'-nucleotidase isoform X2: MSYRSMFQDVRDAVDWVHYKGSLKEKTVENLEKYVVKDGKLPLLLSRMKEVGKVFLATNSDYKYTDKIMTYLFDFPHGPKPGSSHRPWQSYFDLILVDARKPLFFGEGTVLRQVDTKTGKLKIGTYTGPLQHGIVYSGGSSDTICDLLGAKGKDILYIGDHIFGDILKSKKRQGWRTFLVIPELAQELHVWTDKSSLFEELQSLDIFLAELYKHLDSSSNERPDISSIQRRIKKVTHDMDMCYGMMGSLFRSGSRQTLFASQVMRYADLYAASFINLLYYPFSYLFRAAHVLMPHESTVEHTHVDINEMESPLATRNRTSVDFKDTDYKRHQLTRSISEIKPPNLFPLAPQEITHCHDEDDDEEEEEEE; encoded by the exons ggCTCCCTTAAGGAAAAGACAGTTGAAAATCTTGAGAAGTATGTCGTCAAAGAT GGCAAGCTGCCATTGCTCCTGAGCCGAATGAAGGAAGTGGGGAAAGTGTTTCTTGCCACTAACAGTGACTACAAATACACAGAT AAAATCATGACTTACCTGTTTGATTTCCCACATGGCCCCAAG CCGGGGAGCTCCCATCGGCCGTGGCAGTCTTACTTTGATCTGATTTTGGTGGATGCACGGAAACCACTCTTTTTTGGAGAAGGCACGGTACTGCGTCAGGTGGACACT AAAACTGGAAAACTGAAAATCGGCACCTACACGGGCCCCCTGCAGCACGGCATCGTCTACTCAGGAG GTTCATCTGATACAATCTGTGACCTGTTGGGAGCTAAGGGCAAAGACATTTTGTATATTGGAGATCACATTTTTGGAGACATTCTGAAGTCAAAGAAACGGCAAGGGTGGAGAACTTTCTTGGTGATTCCTGAGCTTGCCCAGGAGCTGCACGTTTGGACTGACAAAAGTT CACTTTTTGAAGAACTTCAAAGCTTGGATATTTTCTTGGCTGAACTCTACAA GCACCTGGACAGCAGTAGCAACGAGCGCCCGGACATTAGTTCCATCCAGAGACGGATTAAG AAAGTAACTCATGACATGGACATGTGCTATGGGATGATGGGAAGCCTGTTCCGTAGCGGCTCCCGGCAGACTCTCTTTGCCAGCCAGGTGATGCGCTACGCCGATCTCTATGCAGCGTCGTTCATCAACCTGCTCTATTACCCATTCAGCTACCTCTTCAGAGCTGCCCATGTCCTG ATGCCGCACGAGTCAACGGTGGAGCACACACATGTGGATATCAATGAGATGGAGTCCCCTCTTGCCACGCGCAACCGCACGTCAGTGGATTTCAAAGACACTGACTATAAGCGACACCAGCTTACGAGGTCCATTAGCGAGATCAAGCCCCCCAACCTTTTCCCACTGGCTCCCCAGGAGATCACACACTGccatgatgaagatgatgatgaggaagaggaagaggaagaataa